The following are encoded in a window of Nibricoccus aquaticus genomic DNA:
- a CDS encoding ORF6N domain-containing protein: protein MTSSSKAQATGASSASPLIPIERIDSRIYLIRGQKVLLDSDLAELYGVETRILNRAVTRNLERFPEDFMFTLTREEIVRISQFGTSSVNLKFSKTISVFTEQGVAMLSGVLRSPQAVQVNIEIMRAFVRLRQLIASSADLSRKLRALEKKYDDQFKIVFEAIRELMSPIDEDDKAREIGFHTLAKSAPSKTKKS, encoded by the coding sequence GTGACATCCTCCTCCAAAGCTCAGGCCACGGGTGCCTCATCAGCATCACCGCTGATCCCGATCGAGCGCATCGACTCGCGCATCTACCTCATCCGTGGACAAAAAGTCCTCTTAGACAGCGATTTGGCTGAGCTCTACGGCGTAGAAACGCGCATCCTCAATCGGGCAGTTACTCGTAATCTTGAGCGCTTCCCCGAGGATTTCATGTTTACGCTCACTCGTGAAGAGATCGTGAGGATATCCCAATTTGGGACATCCTCAGTAAACCTGAAATTCTCAAAAACCATCAGCGTCTTCACCGAACAAGGCGTCGCCATGCTCTCCGGCGTCCTTCGCAGCCCTCAAGCCGTGCAGGTCAACATCGAGATCATGCGCGCCTTCGTCCGCCTCCGACAGTTGATCGCCTCCAGCGCCGACCTCTCGCGCAAACTCCGCGCCTTGGAGAAAAAATACGACGACCAGTTCAAGATCGTCTTCGAAGCCATCCGCGAACTCATGTCGCCCATCGACGAAGACGACAAAGCCCGCGAGATCGGCTTCCACACCCTCGCCAAATCCGCTCCTTCCAAAACTAAAAAATCCTGA
- a CDS encoding fumarate reductase/succinate dehydrogenase flavoprotein subunit, with translation MAKLDSKVPPGPLADKWRKYKTEIKLVNPANKRKYEVIVVGAGLAGSSTAATLSELGYKVKCFVFHDTPRRAHSIAAQGGVNAAKNYQNDGDSVYRLFYDTIKGGDYRAREANVHRLAEVSVNIIDQCAAQGVPFAREYGGLLANRSFGGAQVSRTFYARGQTGQQLLLGAYSALMKQAGAGAVEIFPNEEMLDVVVIGGQAKGIITRNLNTGEIRRWAADAVVLGTGGYGNVFNLSTYARGSNATAIWRAYKRGACFANPCYTQIHPTCIPVSGDYQSKLTLMSESLRNDGRIWVPKKKEDCKKNPADIPEEDRDYYLERIYPSFGNLAPRDVASRAAKRMCDEGRGVGETGLGVYLDFSDAIKRLTENGVRERYGNLFDIYAEITNESAYQTPMRIYPAVHYTMGGLWVDYNLMSNLPGLFVLGEANFSDHGANRLGASALMQGLADGYFVLPYTIGNYLADQKPGSRPKTDAPEFKQAEDNVNSINQRLLSAKGTHPVSYYHKKLGQIMWTYCGMARTKEGLEKALQELPALREEFWKNVLVPGTGAALNQSLEQAGRVADFIELGELMCRDALTREESCGGHFREEFQHPDGECKRDDEKFAHVAAWEFQGEGKTPLRNVEPLNYETVKMSVRSYK, from the coding sequence ATGGCCAAACTCGATTCCAAAGTCCCTCCCGGCCCGCTCGCCGACAAATGGCGCAAGTACAAGACCGAGATCAAACTCGTTAACCCCGCCAACAAGCGCAAATACGAGGTCATCGTCGTCGGCGCTGGCCTAGCCGGTTCATCCACCGCCGCCACCCTCTCCGAGCTAGGCTACAAGGTGAAGTGCTTCGTTTTCCACGACACTCCCCGCCGCGCCCACTCGATCGCCGCCCAAGGCGGCGTCAATGCCGCCAAGAATTACCAGAACGACGGCGACAGCGTGTATCGGCTCTTCTACGACACGATCAAAGGCGGCGACTACCGCGCCCGCGAGGCCAACGTCCACCGCCTCGCCGAAGTCTCTGTCAACATCATCGACCAGTGCGCCGCCCAAGGCGTCCCCTTCGCCCGCGAGTACGGCGGTCTCCTCGCCAACCGCTCTTTCGGCGGTGCCCAGGTTTCCCGCACCTTCTACGCTCGCGGCCAGACCGGCCAGCAACTCCTCCTCGGCGCCTACTCCGCGCTCATGAAACAAGCCGGCGCCGGTGCCGTGGAGATTTTCCCCAACGAAGAGATGCTCGATGTCGTCGTCATCGGCGGCCAGGCCAAGGGCATCATCACGCGCAACCTGAACACCGGCGAAATCCGCCGCTGGGCAGCCGACGCCGTCGTCCTCGGCACCGGTGGTTACGGCAACGTCTTCAATCTCTCCACCTACGCGCGCGGCTCCAACGCCACCGCCATCTGGCGTGCCTACAAACGCGGCGCCTGCTTCGCCAACCCGTGCTACACGCAGATCCACCCGACCTGCATCCCCGTCTCCGGCGACTACCAGTCCAAGCTCACCCTGATGTCCGAGTCCCTCCGCAACGACGGACGCATCTGGGTCCCCAAGAAAAAAGAAGACTGCAAAAAGAACCCGGCCGACATCCCCGAGGAAGACCGCGATTACTACCTCGAGCGCATCTACCCGAGCTTCGGCAATCTCGCACCCCGCGACGTGGCTTCCCGCGCCGCCAAGCGCATGTGCGACGAAGGCCGCGGCGTCGGCGAAACCGGCCTCGGCGTGTATCTGGATTTCTCGGACGCCATCAAGCGCCTCACCGAAAACGGCGTGCGCGAACGCTACGGCAACCTCTTCGACATCTACGCCGAGATCACCAACGAGTCCGCCTACCAGACGCCCATGCGCATCTACCCGGCGGTTCACTACACCATGGGCGGCCTCTGGGTGGACTATAACCTGATGTCCAACCTCCCCGGCCTCTTCGTCCTCGGCGAAGCCAACTTCTCCGACCACGGCGCCAACCGCCTCGGCGCCTCCGCCCTCATGCAGGGCCTCGCCGACGGGTATTTCGTTCTCCCCTACACCATCGGCAATTACCTCGCCGACCAGAAGCCCGGCTCCCGCCCCAAGACCGACGCCCCCGAATTCAAGCAGGCCGAGGACAACGTGAACTCCATCAACCAGCGCCTCCTCTCCGCCAAAGGCACGCACCCCGTTTCCTACTACCATAAGAAACTCGGCCAGATCATGTGGACCTACTGCGGCATGGCTCGCACCAAGGAAGGCCTCGAAAAAGCCCTCCAGGAACTCCCCGCCCTCCGCGAAGAATTCTGGAAAAACGTCCTAGTCCCCGGCACCGGTGCCGCCCTCAACCAATCCCTCGAACAAGCCGGCCGCGTTGCCGACTTCATCGAGCTCGGCGAACTCATGTGCCGCGACGCTCTCACTAGAGAGGAATCCTGCGGCGGTCACTTCCGCGAGGAGTTCCAACACCCGGACGGCGAGTGCAAACGCGACGACGAAAAATTCGCCCACGTCGCCGCTTGGGAATTCCAAGGCGAAGGCAAAACCCCGCTCCGCAACGTCGAGCCTCTCAACTACGAAACCGTCAAGATGAGCGTCCGTTCCTACAAGTAA
- a CDS encoding PEP-CTERM sorting domain-containing protein yields the protein MYAIGACAAGGLASTVDAQTAIADWSIMVSDASNYTDQANGLNYRNTTYAITSFSTGSTSYGLSSTIASAVYVRRNTDSSGNGSSNQSGIDNNNRSSVWNTQYDDTDRLLGTYQTSLNGVLLNNNAVMGADNVFANSSDASRKSAGNIERLDFYFGATTVNAREGLTIFDRGLAGEHDSVKIAVFTSWNGANGGSPLSYSGNVVTLGASSYGNNLDWNPNQAGVQDSMTYTLLRFNNGDNLTALDEAIETNTQGVAGSFISFADLGIASGTTIYGYSIMGSDVTTSVSNLADWRNATYYPTGTTDDNGGIDLMSFNGRIARPVPEPSTYGALLLGGCVGVWFFRRRSLSAQTQRV from the coding sequence ATGTATGCGATAGGCGCATGCGCGGCTGGAGGGCTGGCTTCGACGGTTGATGCGCAGACGGCGATCGCGGATTGGTCGATTATGGTATCGGACGCCTCGAATTACACCGATCAGGCGAATGGGCTCAATTATCGCAACACGACGTACGCGATCACGAGTTTCTCCACAGGCAGCACCAGCTATGGTTTGTCGTCGACGATCGCGAGTGCGGTCTATGTGCGGCGCAACACGGATTCCAGTGGCAACGGCTCTTCCAATCAGAGCGGCATCGATAACAATAACCGCAGCTCGGTCTGGAACACGCAGTATGACGATACGGATCGGTTGTTGGGCACGTATCAGACGAGCTTGAATGGGGTATTGTTGAACAACAATGCGGTCATGGGTGCAGACAATGTGTTCGCGAATAGCAGCGACGCTTCGCGGAAGAGCGCGGGCAATATCGAGCGGTTGGATTTCTATTTTGGAGCGACGACGGTGAATGCGAGGGAGGGGCTCACGATTTTTGACCGCGGTCTCGCGGGCGAACACGACAGTGTGAAGATCGCGGTTTTCACTTCTTGGAATGGGGCCAATGGCGGTTCTCCGCTTAGTTATTCGGGTAATGTCGTCACGCTCGGCGCGTCCAGCTATGGCAATAATCTTGATTGGAATCCCAATCAGGCGGGTGTGCAGGACAGCATGACTTACACGCTGCTGCGTTTTAATAACGGCGATAATCTCACGGCACTGGATGAGGCGATCGAGACGAACACGCAGGGAGTGGCGGGCTCGTTTATCAGTTTTGCCGATCTGGGGATAGCCTCGGGAACGACGATTTACGGCTACTCGATCATGGGGTCGGATGTGACGACCAGTGTCAGCAATCTGGCCGACTGGCGGAATGCGACTTACTATCCGACTGGTACGACGGACGATAATGGAGGCATCGATTTGATGTCGTTTAACGGACGCATCGCGCGTCCGGTGCCGGAACCATCGACCTACGGGGCATTGCTGCTCGGTGGTTGCGTGGGCGTGTGGTTTTTCCGCCGTCGGAGTCTGTCGGCGCAGACGCAGCGCGTTTGA
- a CDS encoding succinate dehydrogenase/fumarate reductase iron-sulfur subunit, which translates to MSVTIRVWRQSGPDQAGRFAEYKATNCNPNMSFLEMLDVVNDDLTARGEEPIAFAHDCREGICGTCSLVIDGKPHGPHKGVASCQTYMRSFTDGAVITVEPFRAAPFPVLKDLITDRSAFDKIQQAGGFISIRTGAAPDANSVPVPKENADLAMDAAACIGCGACVAACKNASAMLFVSAKVSQYALLPQGQPERDQRVLNMVATMDSLGFGNCTNQYECSAACPKLISHDFIARMNKDYLAASFRNAFKSKSAAASGGGA; encoded by the coding sequence ATCTCCGTCACCATCCGCGTCTGGCGTCAGTCTGGTCCTGATCAGGCCGGCCGCTTCGCCGAATACAAAGCGACGAACTGCAATCCGAACATGTCGTTCCTCGAGATGCTCGACGTGGTGAACGATGACCTCACCGCCCGCGGCGAGGAGCCCATCGCCTTCGCCCACGACTGCCGCGAAGGCATCTGCGGTACCTGCTCCCTCGTCATCGACGGCAAACCCCACGGCCCGCACAAAGGCGTCGCCAGCTGCCAGACCTACATGCGCAGCTTCACCGACGGCGCCGTCATCACCGTCGAGCCCTTCCGCGCCGCTCCTTTCCCAGTCCTCAAAGACCTCATCACCGACCGCTCCGCCTTCGATAAAATCCAGCAAGCAGGCGGCTTCATCTCCATCCGTACCGGTGCCGCTCCCGACGCCAACTCGGTCCCAGTTCCAAAAGAAAACGCCGACCTCGCAATGGACGCCGCCGCATGCATCGGCTGCGGCGCGTGTGTCGCCGCCTGCAAAAACGCCTCCGCCATGCTCTTCGTCTCGGCGAAAGTTTCCCAGTACGCACTCCTCCCCCAAGGCCAGCCCGAGCGCGACCAACGCGTGCTCAACATGGTCGCCACGATGGACTCCCTCGGCTTCGGCAACTGCACCAACCAGTACGAATGCTCCGCCGCCTGCCCCAAACTCATCTCGCACGACTTCATCGCGCGCATGAACAAAGACTACCTCGCCGCCAGCTTCCGCAACGCCTTCAAATCCAAAAGCGCCGCCGCCAGCGGTGGTGGCGCGTAA
- a CDS encoding LysM peptidoglycan-binding domain-containing protein encodes MDTISRENNSFLPLAGVIAGALALLLAIVALFKLSAAGKEITSLKEDINSRIMSMESQVSSAASTAESVRGSVTRLSSDTQTAFQSVANELGSVRAEITKLQESLTKPKAAAAGPGGAAKAPAVAGPGEYIVKSGDIPSKIAKANGVTSADLISVNPGVNWKSLKVGQKLKLPQK; translated from the coding sequence ATGGACACCATTTCTCGCGAAAATAACAGCTTCCTGCCTCTCGCAGGAGTTATTGCCGGCGCTCTCGCGCTCCTGCTCGCCATCGTCGCGCTCTTCAAGCTCAGCGCCGCCGGCAAGGAGATCACCTCTCTCAAGGAAGACATCAACTCGCGCATCATGTCCATGGAGTCGCAGGTAAGCAGCGCCGCTTCCACCGCCGAGAGCGTCCGTGGCTCGGTCACCCGCCTCAGCAGCGACACCCAGACTGCTTTCCAAAGCGTCGCCAATGAACTCGGCTCCGTCCGCGCCGAAATCACCAAGCTCCAGGAATCCCTCACCAAGCCCAAAGCCGCTGCCGCCGGTCCCGGCGGTGCAGCTAAAGCCCCCGCCGTCGCCGGCCCCGGCGAGTACATCGTCAAGTCGGGCGACATCCCCAGCAAGATTGCCAAGGCTAACGGCGTCACATCCGCTGACCTCATCTCCGTCAACCCAGGCGTGAACTGGAAGAGCCTCAAAGTCGGCCAGAAGCTCAAACTCCCCCAGAAGTAA
- a CDS encoding PEP-CTERM sorting domain-containing protein, which translates to MRTSIIGAAGACMFAALSSVASAQIITQWNFNSVTADASTSTGSALPSTGSGTASVIGGVSASFAAGSPRDLASDNTAWSLASWPALSAASGTAGAQFMVSTVGFTGALQVSFDLRQTTTASERFQLQATSDGVSFSNVSGGTGSFGAVGNNTGTVFGTDGLFINTVAASSQAFVQSVTYAFLAGSAFEDNANFGFRLVSVFDGASYDAAGATANYGTSGTLRLDMVTVSAASVAVPEPATNALLMGACALAAVVWRKSQNKRSGRRNEKAAAAGVR; encoded by the coding sequence ATGCGTACGTCTATCATTGGCGCGGCGGGTGCGTGCATGTTTGCCGCACTGTCGTCTGTCGCTTCCGCCCAGATCATCACTCAATGGAATTTTAATTCGGTCACAGCCGATGCGAGCACCAGTACAGGCTCGGCGCTGCCGTCGACGGGAAGCGGAACGGCTTCAGTCATCGGCGGGGTGTCGGCCAGTTTTGCGGCTGGGAGTCCGCGCGATCTGGCCTCGGATAATACGGCGTGGAGTCTGGCGAGCTGGCCTGCGCTGAGCGCGGCGTCGGGCACGGCGGGCGCGCAGTTCATGGTGAGCACGGTGGGTTTCACCGGAGCGCTTCAGGTGAGTTTCGATCTGCGGCAGACGACGACGGCGAGCGAGCGGTTCCAGCTTCAGGCGACGTCCGATGGCGTGAGTTTTTCCAATGTGAGCGGCGGGACGGGATCGTTTGGCGCGGTGGGAAATAATACCGGGACGGTGTTCGGGACCGACGGGTTATTCATCAACACGGTGGCGGCCAGCAGCCAGGCGTTTGTGCAGAGTGTGACGTATGCGTTTCTCGCGGGCAGTGCGTTCGAGGATAACGCGAACTTCGGGTTTCGGCTGGTCTCGGTTTTCGATGGTGCGAGCTACGATGCGGCGGGTGCGACGGCCAACTATGGGACGAGCGGGACGCTGCGGCTGGATATGGTGACGGTGTCGGCGGCGTCAGTCGCGGTGCCTGAGCCGGCGACGAATGCCTTGCTGATGGGAGCGTGCGCGCTGGCTGCCGTGGTGTGGCGGAAGAGTCAGAACAAGCGGAGCGGACGGAGAAACGAGAAGGCTGCGGCTGCTGGCGTCAGATAA
- a CDS encoding succinate dehydrogenase cytochrome b subunit has product MTLIGNLFRSSIGRKFLMAITGLILIGFVVGHLVGNLQIFAHPDKINGYAHFLQSLGPALWAVRLGLLACIAIHIWAAVVLTLENKSARGPSSYGVTRWLQAAWASRYMRLSGIVVLAFIIYHLAHFTIGASWAEGGNYKTNLAEYQMQSDFHLLGFPVVAKGEAVHDVYSMVYLGFSNPIVSGFYILAITLLTIHLLHGMDSLFQTLGWRNQTWASCLRKVVGLFCFLYLAGNIAIPGAILSGFVKPAPGTVAATACTTDCCSTPVATAIAR; this is encoded by the coding sequence ATGACACTCATCGGCAATCTCTTCCGTTCGTCCATTGGCCGGAAATTCCTCATGGCCATCACCGGCCTGATCCTCATCGGCTTCGTCGTCGGCCATCTGGTCGGCAACCTCCAGATCTTCGCCCACCCCGATAAGATCAACGGCTACGCCCACTTCCTCCAAAGCCTCGGGCCCGCCCTCTGGGCCGTCCGTCTCGGCCTGCTCGCCTGCATCGCCATCCACATCTGGGCCGCCGTCGTGCTCACCTTGGAAAACAAATCCGCCCGCGGCCCCAGCAGCTACGGCGTCACCCGCTGGCTCCAGGCCGCGTGGGCTTCCCGCTACATGCGCCTCAGCGGCATCGTCGTACTCGCATTCATCATCTATCACCTCGCTCACTTCACGATTGGCGCCAGCTGGGCCGAGGGCGGTAACTACAAAACCAACCTCGCCGAGTACCAGATGCAGTCCGACTTCCACCTGCTCGGCTTCCCCGTCGTGGCCAAAGGCGAAGCCGTTCACGACGTCTACAGCATGGTCTACCTTGGCTTCTCCAATCCCATCGTCTCCGGTTTCTACATCCTGGCCATCACGCTCCTCACGATTCACCTGCTCCACGGCATGGACTCCCTATTCCAAACCCTCGGCTGGAGAAACCAGACTTGGGCGAGCTGCCTGCGGAAAGTCGTCGGCCTCTTCTGCTTCCTCTATCTTGCGGGCAACATCGCCATCCCCGGCGCGATCCTGAGCGGCTTCGTCAAACCAGCCCCCGGCACCGTGGCCGCCACCGCCTGCACCACCGATTGCTGCTCAACTCCCGTCGCCACCGCTATCGCGCGCTGA
- a CDS encoding CoF synthetase, with protein sequence MTTASLPTPLFGNSPEALDSPSGNRLPQALEGEIRKIYQRSPLYTRRFPLHSEPLHWSCYQEIPALSKKDIVENGHTAFFADYSEIERGLQEKRFEYESTSGTTSGPMTVIMEDGWWVAQTARAYLAHPQLAQFAGRPYRKCILAPVGCSSNLCPYEDHPFPHRYFDGTVYLNLTSDPFVFPETEWDRILLELQATQPEVLEGEPIYLSLLARAALKRNIRITSLKAVILTYGKASLQHSRRIAEAFPAPQVDLYGSTEAGYLFVGTAFQDDSRVVDANAFIELVPYRGLDDVFQILVTTRDREAMPLLRYHTGDIVRRLPHGFRLLGRERDLYFRPDGSIVSPSEIDTALPADFACWHYSLIQTADNRWDFHYVADHVAPKTVAPALAAMLGTGVRVNAFRRRFIAPAASGKFSLLKPLAR encoded by the coding sequence GTGACGACCGCCAGCCTTCCCACGCCACTTTTCGGTAACAGCCCCGAAGCCCTCGACTCCCCATCCGGCAACCGCCTTCCGCAGGCGCTCGAAGGCGAAATCCGCAAAATTTACCAACGCAGCCCGCTCTACACGCGCCGCTTCCCTCTCCACTCAGAGCCGTTGCACTGGAGCTGCTATCAAGAGATCCCCGCACTCTCGAAAAAAGACATCGTCGAAAACGGCCACACCGCCTTCTTCGCCGACTACTCCGAGATCGAACGCGGCCTTCAGGAAAAACGCTTCGAATACGAATCCACCTCCGGCACCACATCCGGCCCGATGACCGTCATCATGGAAGACGGCTGGTGGGTCGCCCAAACCGCCCGCGCTTACCTCGCTCATCCCCAACTTGCCCAGTTCGCCGGTCGTCCCTACCGCAAGTGCATCCTGGCTCCCGTCGGTTGCTCCAGTAACCTCTGCCCTTACGAGGATCACCCCTTTCCTCACCGCTATTTCGACGGCACCGTTTACCTCAACCTCACGAGCGATCCCTTCGTTTTCCCCGAAACTGAGTGGGACCGCATCCTCCTCGAACTCCAAGCGACGCAGCCTGAAGTTCTCGAAGGAGAACCCATCTATCTCTCGCTGCTAGCCCGCGCCGCGCTGAAACGAAACATCCGCATCACCAGCCTTAAAGCCGTCATCCTCACCTACGGCAAAGCCAGCCTCCAGCACAGCCGCCGCATCGCCGAAGCCTTCCCGGCCCCGCAGGTCGATCTCTACGGCTCTACCGAGGCCGGTTACCTCTTCGTCGGCACCGCCTTTCAAGACGACTCCCGCGTAGTCGACGCCAACGCCTTCATCGAACTCGTGCCGTATCGAGGTCTTGATGACGTCTTCCAGATCCTCGTCACCACGCGCGACCGCGAAGCCATGCCGCTGCTTCGCTATCACACCGGCGACATCGTGCGCCGCCTCCCGCACGGCTTCCGCCTCCTGGGCCGCGAACGCGATCTCTACTTCCGCCCCGACGGCAGCATCGTCTCCCCATCCGAGATCGACACCGCACTCCCCGCCGACTTCGCCTGCTGGCACTACAGCCTCATCCAGACCGCCGATAATCGCTGGGACTTCCATTACGTCGCAGACCACGTTGCGCCAAAAACCGTCGCCCCCGCACTCGCTGCGATGCTCGGCACCGGCGTGCGCGTGAACGCCTTTCGCCGCCGCTTCATCGCCCCCGCTGCCAGCGGGAAATTCTCCCTGCTTAAACCGCTCGCTCGTTAA
- a CDS encoding AEC family transporter has product MTVFNVLAPVFLLIALGAVLQHTHFVSASFLREANKVTYWLGLPALLFSQLATSLHAADDARPMLHTLLGATALVLVVAYLAAWLLRLHNARIGTFVQGAFRGNLAYVGLPIVFSLPDTPTASGLSIRASAVVALAPMLVLYNVIGVTVLIVSQHTLSRAVIKPLLKQLATTPPLLATLAGFAWALTGLPLPTTVAMSFDWLGQMALPLALLGIGGALAQTNAVQGWKIPAAAAFVKTFVSPVIGYFIGRRLGLAGMELAVVLVFLACPTAGISYTMATQLKGDEPLASGTILFSTFMAIVSLSLALTFI; this is encoded by the coding sequence GTGACCGTCTTCAACGTCCTCGCTCCCGTCTTCCTGCTGATCGCACTCGGCGCCGTTCTCCAGCACACCCACTTCGTATCCGCCAGCTTTCTACGCGAAGCCAACAAAGTCACCTACTGGCTCGGCCTTCCCGCCCTCCTCTTCAGCCAGCTCGCCACCTCGCTCCACGCGGCCGACGACGCCCGGCCCATGCTCCATACCCTGCTCGGCGCCACCGCCCTGGTCCTCGTCGTCGCCTACCTCGCCGCCTGGTTGCTTCGCCTTCACAACGCCCGCATCGGCACCTTCGTCCAAGGCGCCTTCCGCGGTAACCTGGCTTACGTCGGCCTCCCCATCGTCTTCAGCCTCCCCGACACACCCACCGCCTCCGGACTCTCCATCCGCGCCTCCGCCGTCGTCGCCCTCGCCCCGATGCTCGTTCTCTACAACGTCATCGGCGTCACCGTGCTCATCGTCAGCCAGCACACGCTCAGCCGCGCCGTAATCAAGCCGCTGCTAAAACAACTCGCGACCACTCCACCACTCCTCGCCACGCTCGCTGGCTTCGCCTGGGCGCTCACTGGACTCCCTCTTCCCACTACCGTCGCCATGTCCTTCGACTGGCTCGGCCAGATGGCCCTCCCGCTCGCCCTCCTCGGCATCGGCGGCGCCCTCGCCCAGACCAACGCCGTCCAAGGCTGGAAAATCCCCGCCGCCGCCGCCTTCGTGAAAACCTTCGTGTCTCCAGTTATCGGTTACTTCATCGGACGCCGCCTCGGCCTCGCCGGGATGGAACTGGCCGTGGTGCTCGTCTTCCTCGCGTGCCCCACGGCCGGCATTTCCTACACGATGGCCACTCAGCTCAAAGGCGACGAACCGCTCGCCTCCGGCACGATCCTCTTCAGCACCTTCATGGCCATCGTGTCGCTGTCACTCGCACTGACGTTTATCTGA
- a CDS encoding NUDIX hydrolase, whose amino-acid sequence MADSPTPPHWEKLSESPIASTRIFDLGSIRYRHPVRKTERDFYVINSRDWVNVIALTTDHHLVLVNQFRYGINQLSWEVPGGVIDAGEDPIAAGLRELREETGFIGGNARLLASIHPNPAIINNRCHLVFVENCTRQSALDWDPDEELQIATMPVDEVFEKALTGLITHSLALNALFFFAPIWATLKKH is encoded by the coding sequence ATGGCTGATTCTCCCACACCTCCGCATTGGGAAAAACTGAGCGAGTCCCCGATCGCCTCCACGCGCATCTTCGATCTCGGCAGCATCCGCTACCGCCATCCCGTGCGCAAAACCGAGCGTGATTTCTACGTCATCAATTCGCGCGACTGGGTTAACGTCATCGCCCTCACCACAGATCACCACCTCGTCCTCGTGAACCAGTTTCGCTACGGCATCAACCAGCTCTCGTGGGAAGTCCCCGGCGGCGTCATCGATGCCGGCGAAGACCCCATCGCCGCCGGCCTCCGCGAACTCCGCGAAGAAACCGGCTTCATCGGCGGCAACGCCCGCCTCCTCGCCTCAATCCACCCCAACCCGGCGATCATAAATAATCGATGCCACCTCGTCTTCGTTGAGAATTGCACACGCCAATCCGCGCTGGACTGGGACCCCGACGAAGAACTTCAGATCGCGACCATGCCGGTCGATGAAGTCTTCGAAAAAGCCCTTACTGGCCTCATCACTCATAGCCTCGCCCTTAATGCCCTGTTCTTCTTCGCCCCCATCTGGGCCACTCTGAAAAAGCACTGA